The genomic DNA ATTGGCATCACAATAGCTGAGGCAATGTCTGTATTGCCGGCAAACAATAAGGCCAACTCTTCTTGCCTAAAGCTTCCTGACATGCCCTTGGTTTGCTGTAATAAACCCGGCAATACCTGCTTGATTTCGTTTTCTGCCAAGACCTGGCATTGATTAACTTTATGAGTAAGATCATTCGCAACCAAGGTAAGGCACACGGCATCCACTTGAAATTGGTCGATACAAAAGCTATGCAGCTGCGCCATCAAACGGTTGATATTATTGGTTTCCAGCAGCTGCAGCGTAAGTCGCTGAGTTTGCTCAAACAGGCCATCATTGCGCTGGCCTTGCTCTAACATTTCGCTTAAACGCTTGCGCGTTTCAATATTTCTTTCGCGCAAAATACTGACTT from Pseudomonadales bacterium includes the following:
- a CDS encoding DUF484 family protein, with amino-acid sequence MSILEQQQITAEQVSDYLLENPSFFLNRPHLLADIALPHDSGNAVSLLERQVSILRERNIETRKRLSEMLEQGQRNDGLFEQTQRLTLQLLETNNINRLMAQLHSFCIDQFQVDAVCLTLVANDLTHKVNQCQVLAENEIKQVLPGLLQQTKGMSGSFRQEELALLFAGNTDIASAIVMPIVSQKQAIGFLSLGSDDAAYFSHAMDSLFLSFIVNILAVQIPKYLR